In Flavobacterium piscisymbiosum, the sequence CCCAAAAGATTATATTGCTTACAACTTAAGAGCATTAGCTTACAATAAAATGGGAGACAAAAAAAATGCCTGCAAAGATTTCTCTAAAGCAATCGAATTAGGCAGCCAGAGCGCCATAAAAAACAAAGCGACTTTTTGTAAATAAAACGTCATCAAACGCATTCAATATTAAAGCAATCTGTAAAAATCAGTTTTACAGATTGCTTTTTTTATTCAAAAAACTTCGACTTAATTTCATCTCAAAGTTATCCTTACATTTGTCCTTTAATACAAACTTTTAATGGCACTTTTAAAAAAGATAAACCACAAAGCACAAACCGATAAAAACTCCGGCTTTGGTGCAAATGCAAACAGTTACGGAGGAAGATTTGTAAACAAAGACGGAACCCCTAATATCGAAAAAAGAGGCATGCATTTCTTTCGCCGCATCAGTTGGTATCACACCATGATTGATATGCCCAACTGGAAATTCATGTCGATTTTGTTTATTTTTTACATTGTCCTCAATTTTATTTTTGCCGTTATCTATTATGCCATTGGTATCGAACATCTCGACGGAATCGAACAATCTCAAAGCGTTTTAACCCAATTTGGCCAGGCCTATTTTTTCAGTGCACAAACTTTTACAACGGTTGGTTACGGACACATTAGTCCAACAGGTTTTTTAACCAGTGCATTATCAGCAGCCGAAGCTTTAATTGGTTTATTAAGTTTTGCCATTGCAACAGGTTTATTTTTTGGAAGATTCAGCAAACCAACTGCATTTTTAAAATTTTCAGACAATGCCCTGATTTCACCTTACGGGAAAAACAAAGGATTAATGATACGTTTGGTCCCTTTTAAAAATACCAACTTTACAGATGCTACAGCAAAAATTACATTAGTGATGAGTGTGGAAGAAAATGGCGAGCAAACCAATAAATTTTACAGTCTGGAACTCGAATTAGACAAAATAAATGCCCTTTCGTTAAGCTGGACTCTCGTGCATCCAATTACTGAAAACAGTCCGTTGTATAATTTTACCAAAGACGATTTCAAAAAAATACACGGTGAGATATTCGTGTTTATAACCACTTTCGACAATATGTATAGTAACACAGTAGCCGCGAGAACATCATACACTTTTAATGAAATCATTTATGGAGCAAAATTCGAAACTATGTACAATCGAAGCAAAGACAGTTCTAAAACAATTTTGCATTTAGATAAATTAAATAAATTCTCCAACATCAAATTCGATTAATTCTCTAATCTTAAGAAGATTTTAAGACACATCTCAGATTTTATTCTATTTTTGTTCACCAAATAGCCAGTAATGATAAACAATATTAAGACTGTTTTCAGCATAAAAGATCTTGAAAACTTATCAGGAATAAAAGCACACACCATTCGTATCTGGGAGAAAAGATACAACATCTTAGAGCCAATGCGTACCGACACCAACATTAGACTCTATAACCTGCAAAATTTACAGAAGCTTTTAAACATTACTTTATT encodes:
- a CDS encoding ion channel, with amino-acid sequence MALLKKINHKAQTDKNSGFGANANSYGGRFVNKDGTPNIEKRGMHFFRRISWYHTMIDMPNWKFMSILFIFYIVLNFIFAVIYYAIGIEHLDGIEQSQSVLTQFGQAYFFSAQTFTTVGYGHISPTGFLTSALSAAEALIGLLSFAIATGLFFGRFSKPTAFLKFSDNALISPYGKNKGLMIRLVPFKNTNFTDATAKITLVMSVEENGEQTNKFYSLELELDKINALSLSWTLVHPITENSPLYNFTKDDFKKIHGEIFVFITTFDNMYSNTVAARTSYTFNEIIYGAKFETMYNRSKDSSKTILHLDKLNKFSNIKFD